Proteins encoded by one window of Lathyrus oleraceus cultivar Zhongwan6 chromosome 1, CAAS_Psat_ZW6_1.0, whole genome shotgun sequence:
- the LOC127111173 gene encoding beta-galactosidase-like has translation MGSLSCYNIILMSIIMLHSCFAIEVSYDSKALIINGERRLIFSGAIHYPRSTVEMWPDLIQKAKDGGLDAIETYIFWDRHEPVQREYNFSGNLDFVKFFKLIQEAGLYAIMRIGPYACAEWNYGGIPVWLHNIPGIELRTDNMVYKNEMQIFTTKIVNVAKEANLFASQGGPILLAQIENEYGDIMWNYKDAGKTYVKWCAQMALAQNIGVPWIMCQQPDAPQPIINTCNGYYCHNFKPNNPKSPKMFTENWIGWFQKWGEKVPHRSAEDSAFSVARFFQNGGVLNNYYMYHGGTNFGRTAGGPYITTSYDYDAPIDEYGNLNQPKWGHLKQLHAAIKLGENVLTNYTSINDKDLGNGITLTTYSNSNGARFCFLSNNDTSKDANVDLQNDGKYFIPAWSVTILNGCNKEIFNTAKVNSQTSIMVKRSGDNSSNGLTWKWKMEPKKDTLNGKGNIKAHELLEQKELTLDASDYLWYMTSVDINDTSIWSNATLSVNTMGHTLHGYVNRKYIGYQFSQWGNKFTYETKVSLKNGTNIITLLSATVGLANYGAWFDEIKTGISGGTVQLIGKNNVTMDLSTNLWSYKVGLNGERKRLYDLQSHAGVSWNTNSPNIPIGKPMTWYKSEFKAPVGTNPIVVDFQGLGKGHAWVNGHSIGRYWPSWITTTNGCSDTCDYRGKYVKEKCNTNCGGPSQRWYHVPRSFLNDNMNTLVLFEEIGGNPQSVQFQTVTIGTICANVYEGSQLELSCQNGQVISQIQFASFGNPQGQCGSFKKGSWEATDSQSVVEAACIGKTNCGFIVTKEMFSVPFGVTNSTARLAVQMTC, from the coding sequence ATGGGTTCATTATCCTGTTATAACATTATCTTAATGAGTATAATTATGTTGCACTCATGTTTTGCCATAGAGGTTTCTTATGATTCAAAAGCTCTCATTATCAATGGAGAAAGACGTCTTATTTTTTCAGGTGCAATCCATTATCCAAGAAGCACCGTGGAGATGTGGCCTGACCTTATTCAAAAGGCCAAAGATGGTGGCCTTGATGCCATTGAAACTTATATATTTTGGGATCGTCACGAACCTGTTCAACGTGAATATAATTTCTCAGGAAATTTGGATTTTGTCAAATTTTTCAAGCTTATCCAAGAAGCTGGACTATATGCCATTATGAGGATTGGTCCTTATGCATGTGCGGAATGGAACTACGGAGGGATCCCAGTGTGGCTTCACAATATTCCTGGGATTGAGTTAAGGACAGATAATATGGTTTACAAGAACGAAATGCAAATTTTTACGACAAAGATCGTGAATGTGGCAAAAGAAGCAAATTTATTTGCATCACAAGGAGGTCCCATTCTTCTAGCTCAAATTGAGAATGAATATGGAGATATCATGTGGAATTACAAAGATGCAGGGAAGACATACGTTAAATGGTGTGCTCAGATGGCTCTAGCACAAAACATTGGGGTTCCATGGATCATGTGTCAGCAACCTGATGCTCCTCAACCTATCATCAATACTTGCAATGGATACTATTGTCATAATTTTAAACCCAATAACCCAAAAAGTCCTAAAATGTTCACTGAAAATTGGATTGGTTGGTTCCAAAAATGGGGTGAAAAGGTTCCCCATAGAAGTGCTGAAGATTCAGCTTTCTCAGTTGCACGCTTTTTCCAAAATGGAGGTGTCTTAAACAACTACTACATGTACCATGGAGGAACCAACTTTGGCCGCACAGCAGGTGGACCATATATCACAACATCTTATGACTATGATGCACCAATTGACGAGTATGGGAATTTGAATCAACCAAAATGGGGACATCTTAAGCAACTTCATGCAGCAATTAAATTGGGTGAAAATGTTCTTACAAATTATACATCAATAAATGATAAGGATCTGGGAAATGGAATCACACTTACAACATACTCTAATTCCAATGGCGCAAGATTTTGTTTCCTGAGCAATAATGACACTAGCAAAGATGCAAATGTTGACTTACAAAATGATGGTAAATACTTTATTCCTGCCTGGTCCGTCACCATTCTTAATGGATGCAACAAAGAAATTTTCAATACAGCAAAGGTTAACAGTCAAACCTCAATAATGGTGAAAAGGAGTGGTGATAATAGTTCTAATGGACTCACATGGAAATGGAAAATGGAGCCAAAGAAAGACACCTTGAATGGAAAGGGAAATATTAAAGCACACGAGCTTTTGGAGCAGAAGGAACTAACCTTGGATGCTAGTGACTATTTATGGTACATGACTAGTGTTGACATCAATGACACTTCAATTTGGAGTAATGCGACTCTCAGTGTGAATACTATGGGCCATACACTTCATGGTTATGTTAATAGGAAGTATATAGGATACCAATTTAGCCAATGGGGAAATAAATTCACTTATGAAACGAAAGTTTCTTTGAAGAATGGAACAAACATTATAACTTTGCTTAGTGCCACCGTCGGGCTTGCAAATTATGGTGCATGGTTTGACGAGATAAAAACGGGCATTTCAGGTGGCACTGTTCAATTGATTGGAAAAAATAATGTTACTATGGATTTGTCAACTAACCTTTGGTCTTATAAGGTTGGTTTGAATGGTGAGAGGAAACGTTTATATGATTTGCAATCACATGCCGGTGTGTCATGGAACACTAATTCACCTAATATTCCTATTGGGAAACCTATGACTTGGTATAAGTCAGAGTTTAAAGCTCCAGTTGGAACAAACCCTATTGTGGTGGACTTCCAAGGCCTTGGTAAAGGACATGCTTGGGTGAATGGACATAGCATTGGTCGTTATTGGCCTTCTTGGATTACAACTACAAATGGATGCAGTGACACGTGCGATTATCGTGGAAAATATGTAAAGGAAAAGTGCAACACCAATTGTGGAGGTCCATCACAAAGGTGGTATCATGTACCAAGGTCATTCTTGAATGATAACATGAACACATTGGTTTTATTTGAAGAAATAGGTGGTAATCCTCAAAGTGTTCAGTTCCAAACGGTGACAATAGGAACTATTTGTGCTAATGTATATGAAGGCTCACAACTAGAACTATCATGCCAAAATGGACAAGTAATTTCACAAATCCAGTTTGCTAGCTTTGGAAATCCACAAGGTCAATGTGGTTCTTTTAAGAAAGGCTCTTGGGAAGCTACAGATAGTCAATCTGTTGTGGAAGCTGCATGCATAGGAAAAACTAATTGTGGATTTATAGTCACAAAAGAAATGTTTAGTGTTCCATTTGGCGTAACAAATAGTACAGCTAGATTAGCCGTGCAGATGACATGTTAA
- the LOC127115813 gene encoding beta-galactosidase-like, whose product MGSLSCYNIILMSIIMLHSCFAIEVSYDSKALIINGERRLIFSGAIHYPRSTVEMWPDLIQKAKDGGLDAIETYIFWDRHEPVQREYNFSGNLDFVKFFKLIQEAGLYAIMRIGPYACAEWNYGGIPVWLHNIPGIELRTDNMVYKNEMQIFTTKIVNVAKEANLFASQGGPILLAQIENEYGDIMWNYKDAGKTYVKWCAQMALAQNIGVPWIMCQQPDAPQPIINTCNGYYCHNFKPNNPKSPKMFTENWIGWFQKWGEKVPHRSAEDSAFSVARFFQNGGVLNNYYMYHGGTNFGRTAGGPYITTSYDYDAPIDEYGNLNQPKWGHLKQLHAAIKLGENVLTNYTSINDKDLGNGITLTTYSNSNGARFCFLSNNDTSKDANVDLQNDGKYFIPAWSVTILNGCNKEIFNTAKVNSQTSIMVKRSGDNSSNGLTWKWKMEPKKDTLNGKGNIKAHELLEQKELTLDASDYLWYMTSVDINDTSIWSNATLSVNTMGHTLHGYVNRKYIGYQFSQWGNKFTYETKVSLKNGTNIITLLSATVGLANYGAWFDEIKTGISGGTVQLIGKNNVTMDLSTNLWSYKVGLNGERKRLYDLQSHVGVSWNTNSPNIPIGKPMTWYKSEFKAPVGTNPIVVDFQGLGKGHAWVNGHSIGRYWPSWITTTNGCSDTCDYRGKYVKEKCNTNCGGPSQRWYHVPRSFLNDNMNTLVLFEEIGGNPQSVQFQTVTIGTICANVYEGSQLELSCQNGQVISQIQFASFGNPQGQCGSFKKGSWEATDSQSVVEAACIGKTNCGFIVTKEMFSVPFGVTNSTARLAVQVTC is encoded by the coding sequence ATGGGTTCATTATCCTGTTATAACATTATCTTAATGAGTATAATTATGTTGCACTCATGTTTTGCCATAGAGGTTTCTTATGATTCAAAAGCTCTCATTATCAATGGAGAAAGACGTCTTATTTTTTCAGGTGCAATCCATTATCCAAGAAGCACCGTGGAGATGTGGCCTGACCTTATTCAAAAGGCCAAAGATGGTGGCCTTGATGCCATTGAAACTTATATATTTTGGGATCGTCACGAACCTGTTCAACGTGAATATAATTTCTCAGGAAATTTGGATTTTGTCAAATTTTTCAAGCTTATCCAAGAAGCTGGACTATATGCCATTATGAGGATTGGTCCTTATGCATGTGCGGAATGGAACTACGGAGGGATCCCAGTGTGGCTTCACAATATTCCTGGGATTGAGTTAAGGACAGATAATATGGTTTACAAGAACGAAATGCAAATTTTTACGACAAAGATCGTGAATGTGGCAAAAGAAGCAAATTTATTTGCATCACAAGGAGGTCCCATTCTTCTAGCTCAAATTGAGAATGAATATGGAGATATCATGTGGAATTACAAAGATGCAGGGAAGACATACGTTAAATGGTGTGCTCAGATGGCTCTAGCACAAAACATTGGGGTTCCATGGATCATGTGTCAGCAACCTGATGCTCCTCAACCTATCATCAATACTTGCAATGGATACTATTGTCATAATTTTAAACCCAATAACCCAAAAAGTCCTAAAATGTTCACTGAAAATTGGATTGGTTGGTTCCAAAAATGGGGTGAAAAGGTTCCCCATAGAAGTGCTGAAGATTCAGCTTTCTCAGTTGCACGCTTTTTCCAAAATGGAGGTGTCTTAAACAACTACTACATGTACCATGGAGGAACCAACTTTGGCCGCACAGCAGGTGGACCATATATCACAACATCTTATGACTATGATGCACCAATTGACGAGTATGGGAATTTGAATCAACCAAAATGGGGACATCTTAAGCAACTTCATGCAGCAATTAAATTGGGTGAAAATGTTCTTACAAATTATACATCAATAAATGATAAGGATCTGGGAAATGGAATCACACTTACAACATACTCTAATTCCAATGGCGCAAGATTTTGTTTCCTGAGCAATAATGACACTAGCAAAGATGCAAATGTTGACTTACAAAATGATGGTAAATACTTTATTCCTGCCTGGTCCGTCACCATTCTTAATGGATGCAACAAAGAAATTTTCAATACAGCAAAGGTTAACAGTCAAACCTCAATAATGGTGAAAAGGAGTGGTGATAATAGTTCTAATGGACTCACATGGAAATGGAAAATGGAGCCAAAGAAAGACACCTTGAATGGAAAGGGAAATATTAAAGCACACGAGCTTTTGGAGCAGAAGGAACTAACCTTGGATGCTAGTGACTATTTATGGTACATGACTAGTGTTGACATCAATGACACTTCAATTTGGAGTAATGCGACTCTCAGTGTGAATACTATGGGCCATACACTTCATGGTTATGTTAATAGGAAGTATATAGGATACCAATTTAGCCAATGGGGAAATAAATTCACTTATGAAACGAAAGTTTCTTTGAAGAATGGAACAAACATTATAACTTTGCTTAGTGCCACCGTCGGGCTTGCAAATTATGGTGCATGGTTTGACGAGATAAAAACGGGCATTTCAGGTGGCACTGTTCAATTGATTGGAAAAAATAATGTTACTATGGATTTGTCAACTAACCTTTGGTCTTATAAGGTTGGTTTGAATGGTGAGAGGAAACGTTTATATGATTTGCAATCACATGTCGGTGTGTCATGGAACACTAATTCACCTAATATTCCTATTGGGAAACCTATGACTTGGTATAAGTCAGAGTTTAAAGCTCCAGTTGGAACAAACCCTATTGTGGTGGACTTCCAAGGCCTAGGTAAAGGACATGCTTGGGTGAATGGACATAGCATTGGTCGTTATTGGCCTTCTTGGATTACAACTACAAATGGATGCAGTGACACGTGCGATTATCGTGGAAAATATGTAAAGGAAAAGTGCAACACCAATTGTGGAGGTCCATCACAAAGGTGGTATCATGTACCAAGGTCATTCTTGAATGATAACATGAACACATTGGTTTTATTTGAAGAAATAGGTGGTAATCCTCAAAGTGTTCAGTTCCAAACGGTGACAATAGGAACTATTTGTGCTAATGTATATGAAGGCTCACAACTAGAACTATCATGCCAAAATGGACAAGTAATTTCACAAATCCAGTTTGCTAGCTTTGGAAATCCACAAGGTCAATGTGGTTCTTTTAAGAAAGGCTCTTGGGAAGCTACAGATAGTCAATCTGTTGTGGAAGCTGCATGCATAGGAAAAACTAATTGTGGATTTATAGTCACAAAAGAAATGTTTAGTGTTCCATTTGGCGTAACAAATAGTACAGCTAGATTAGCCGTGCAGGTGACATGTTAA